The nucleotide sequence ATGCCGGGCAGACCAAGAAAATCGTGATCGGTGACTTTGATGCTTTTCAGGCCGGCACCCTGGTGGGAACCGCCGTGGATAGCCGGGGGCGCCTGTTTATCGGTCCCCGCATCCAGCGGTTGGACGGCCCGGACCAGGAGTACTACCTGGCGGTGGCCACGGCGATGAACGGCGACATCCTGCTGGGTACGGGACACGGGGCCCGGGTATTCCGCATGCCCGCGGGCGGCGGCAAGGCGGAACAGATCTTTCAATCGGAACACCTGGATGTGTACGGCCTGGTGGCGGTGGGCAATGATATCTACGTGGGCACTTCTCCCAACGGCAGTGTGTACCGCCTGAAAGGCAAAGGTGAAGCGGAAAAGCTGTTTACTCCCCGCGAGCGGTTCATTTGGGCCATGACCGCCGACAGCCGGGGCCAGGTCTACTGCGCCGTGGGCAATCATGGGGCGGTATACCGCATAGCCGGCAAGGATGAACCGGTCAAGTTGTTTGATGCCGACGACACCCACATCACCAGCCTGTATGCCGCCAAAGACGGTGATGTGTATGCGGGCAGCGCCGAGCGCGGACTGTTGTTCCGGATCTCGGGACGCAAGGTGCGTGTGATGTTTGATTCCCCTTTTGAGGAAGTGCGCGGCATCTGCGAAGACACGTCCGGAAACATCTATTTTGCCGCCACGCGCCTGGCCCGGCCCAAGATCGCGAATGCAGCCGCTGACGGGGAAACCCCGGATCCGGCCGCCGCCAAGGCAAAAAGCAATAATCCCCCGGAAGAAAAGAGCGCGCTTTACCGTTTGAACCGCAACGGCGATGTGGAAAAGATCTGGGAATCAAATAATGAAAGCATTTACGACTTGTGTTACCACGAAAAAGGGTCGGTCTTGTACCTGGGGACCGGTGATACGGGGCGCATGTACCGGGTATCTCCGGACGGAGATTACGCCCTGGTCATGGAGGCTCCGGCGGCGCAGTTGTATGCCGTGACGGCCAACAAAAACGGATTGTTGGCCATTACCAACAACACTGCGGGAATCTGGCGCATTGAAGATGCGACCGCGGGCAAGGGGGAATACCTTTCGCAGGTCTTTGACCTGGCTGTTCCCTCGCGTTTCGGCCGGATTTACTGGCGCATGGAGAACGATGAGCGGGGAGGCGTAGCCGCGGTGTTTGCACGCATGGGGAACTCGCGCATTCCCGACAATACGTGGACTGACTGGACACCGCCTTTTTCCGATCCGGATAACGCCCGCCTTGATGCCAGCGGCTACCGCAACATCCAGTTCAAGATTTCGTTGAATTCCGCCAACCTGGCACGTTCGCCGCGCCTGTCCAGTTTAACCGCCTATTACCTGCAGAACAACCTCAAGCCCCGCATCCGCGAACTCACGATCACCCGGGCAAAGAAAGACGCCAAAAATGAGAAAGACAAAAAAGCGGATGTGATACCGGGCCACCTGCTTGTGCGCTGGAAAGCGGATGATCCCAATGGAGACAAGCTGAAAGCCACGCTGGAGTTGCGGCGCGCGGGCGGTTCGGAGTGGATCCCCTTGCAGGAGCATGTGACGGAAACGGAGTTCCGCATTGATCCCCGCATGATCAGCGACGGCGATTACCAGTTGCGCCTCAGGGTGGACGACGGCCTTTCCAATCCCGTTGACACGGCCTTGTCCGCGACCCATGTTTCCGAGATGTTTGCCATCGATTCCACGGCGCCCGTGCTGGAGTCCGTGAAAGTGGAAAGCGGGGTGCTGGTGATGCGGGTAAAAGACGACACCTCCCCGGTGGCGGAAGTCGCCTATTCAGTAGACGGCAAGTTGTGGTTTCCCCTGGCACCGGAGGATGGTCTAAACGACTCTCTCACGGAATCCTATCGTTTCCCCCTTTCCGGAGTACGCGGCAAACGCCTGCTGTACATCCGTTTCCGCGATGAAGCGGGCAACTTCAAGATTCACCAGCAGAACATCTGACGCCCCACCGTGGGGGAGACGGTAAAGGAGGCAGTGCATGAAAGTCCATGAATACCAGGCCAAGGAGTGTTTCCGCCGGGCCGGAATTCCGGTACCCCCCGGCAAGATGATCGAGGCCCCGGATCAATTGGATGCAGCGATCGCCCACACCGGCTTGCCCTGCGTGGTCAAGGCCCAGATTCATGCCGGGGGTCGAGGCAAAGGCGGCGGCATCCGCTTGGCGGATTCTCTGACTGCAGCGCGGAAGGCGGTTCAAGAGATCCTGGGCATGCAGTTGGTGACACCCCAGACCGGCCCGGAAGGGCGACAGGTACGGCGGGTGCTGATCGAGGCCGCCGCTTCCCTGCAACGGGAATGTTACCTGGCCCTGCTGGTGGACCGGGAACGGGGTATGCCGGTATTCGTGGCCTGCGCGCAGGGCGGGGTTGAGATCGAGGAACTGGCCGCAGAACACCCGGAAGAGATTCTCAAAGTCCCGGTTCATCCCGCGGTGGGACTGAGTGGCTACCACATTCGCCTGCTGGAACTTCACCTGGGTGTAAAGAAAGCGGGTGCAAAGGAGTTTGCCCGGGTGGTACGAGGCATGTATGAATTGATGCACAGCCGGGACGCGTCCCTGGTGGAGATCAACCCCCTGGTGGAAGTCGACGACGGCGCATGGCTGGCCCTGGATGCCAAGCTCAACTTTGATGACAACGGCCTCGGCCGCCGGCCGGAAATCCTGGCCCTGCGGGATGAAGACGAGGAAGAGCCCCTGGAAGTACGGGCATCACGCCATGATCTCAATTACATCCGCCTGGACGGATCGATCGGATGCATGGTCAACGGCGCCGGCCTGGCCATGGCCACCATGGACATTATCAAGTTGTATGGGGGCGAGCCGGCCAACTTCCTGGACGTGGGTGGAGGCACCTCGGAGGATCGGGTGCGCGAAGCCTTCCATATCCTGCTGGCGGATGACCGTGTCCGCGCTGTCCTGGTCAATATCTTTGGCGGCATCGTGCGCACCGACCGCGTGGCCCGGGGCATTGTGGCCGCGGTCACGGATGTCGGCCTGAAGGTGCCCGTGGTGGTGCGCCTGGTGGGAACCAACGAGGCGCAAGGTAGGCAAATCATCAATGAATCCGGACTGGACGTGGTGGCGGAAACCGACCTGGACGCGGCGGTGCGGGCTGCCGTTGCGCTGGCCAAAGGAGGCGAACGTGGCCATTCTGCTTGATCAATCCTCTCGCGTGGTGGTGCAGGGAATCACGGGTAAAGAAGGGGGTTTTCACGCCGAGCGCATGATTGAATACGGTACCCGGGTGGTGGCCGGAGTGACCCCGGGTAAAGGGGGCCGCAAGCACCTGGATCGTCCGGTTTTTGACAGCGTGGCACAGGCGGTGGACCGGGAGGGGGCAAATACGACCATTATCTTTGTTCCCGCCCTGGCGGCGGCCGACGCCATCCTGGAGGCGGCGGATGCGGGCATCGGTTTGGTGATCTGCATCGCCGAAGGCATTCCCATCCTGGACATGGTACGGGTCAAGCATTTCCTTTCCTCAAGCGATTCCGTGTTGGTGGGCCCCAATACCCCGGGAGTGATTTCACCGGGACGGGCCAAGGCCGGCATCATGCCGGCCAAAATTCATGCTCCCGGCAGGGTGGGCGTGGTTTCCCGTTCGGGCACCTTGACCTATGCCGCGGTCAACCAGTTGACCGAATTGGGGCTGGGGCAGTCCACCGCCATCGGCATCGGCGGTGACCCCATCGTGGGAACGGGTTTTGTGGATGTACTGCGGCGCTTTGAAGCCGACGCCGATACCGACGCGGTGGTGCTGATCGGGGAGATCGGCGGTACCCAGGAAGAGGAGGCGGCGCGCTTTGTCCAGGAAAAAATGACCAAACCGGTGGTGGCCTTTATCGCCGGGCGTACCGCTCCGCCGGGACGCCGCATGGGACATGCCGGGGCGATTATCTCCGGGGGCCGGGGAACCGCCGCGGAAAAGATTCATGAACTGCGGCAGCGGGGAATCCGGGTGGTTGAAAATCCGGTTGAGATCGGCTATACAATGAAGCAGGTTCTGGAGGAGGTTTAATGAACGCCATACGGGGAAAGAGCTCGTTTTTGAATCTCATCTTGGTATTGCTGATTGTTTACGGGGGATTTGCCCTGGTCAAGCACCTGGGCGCCGGCTTCCAGTCCAAATCGATCGCCGCCCAGGTCAAGGACCGGCTCGCGCTCGAACGGGGAGCGGGCTTTACCGCGCAGAAAGGTGAAGCGGTGATCCGCGAGATCCTGAACCGCGAGGGCGTGATCCTGGATGAAGAGAATGAGGGCCTGGTGGAAGTGAATATCAACAACGACCGCCAGATGATCGAATACTTTTTCCGCTACGAAGTGGACGTAAACTTCCTTTTCTTTACCCAACGCCGGGTTTTTGAAATCGAGGAAGAGATCCGCAGTTACTCGTAAGCAAATGCAAGTGGAAAACCGCGACCTGCTTCACATCCGCGTTTACCTGGGATGCCTGGTGGGCGTGGTGATGGTGTTAATCCTGAAGGAGTTGAAAACCATCTTTATCCCGCTTGCCCTGGCCGTTCTTCTCTATTTTCTGTTTAACGGCGTCATGGACCGCCTGCTCAAATGGCGCGTGCCGCGCGCCCTGGGCCTGGTGTTTCTGCTGGTGTTTTTGTTCGTGTTGTGCTATTTCTTCGGCCTGTTGATCTACACCGGGGCCAGTGCCTTTATCAACAAGTTTCCCGCCTACAGCCAGACCCTGGCGCGCATGCTCAACAGTTTGTTTGAGCAGTTGCGCATGCCCGTGGTGGATGTGGAGCGGTTCATCGCGGATTTCGACTGGTCCAAGTCGATCAACACCATCACTTCCATGCTTTCTTCCACGCTCGGCTCTTTTGCCGTGTTTCTGGGCAACCTGTTCCTGATCATTGTTTTCCTCATGTTCATGCTGGCCGGCCGCACGGCCATGGAGGGCCGGGTGGGGCGGGCTTTCGCCACCAGGCGCGCGGTCCAGATGCTGGAGGTGCTGCGTTCCATTGAAGACAAAGTGCAGCACTACCTCTTGCTCAAGACCCTGATCAGTTTGTTGACGGCGGTTGTGGGGGCCGGAATCATGTGGCTGGCCGGGATCGATTTCGTGTTGTTTTTCGCGCTTGTGATCTTTCTGTTTAATTTTATCCCCAACATCGGTTCCATCATGGCCACCATCCTGCCCGTACTGGTCGGTTTTTTGAAATTCGGGCTGACCCTGCGCGTCTTGTTGCTGGCCGTGGGACTGAGTTTGACCCAGATGATAATCGGTAACGTGGTGGAACCCAAAGTAACCGGCGACAACCTGGATCTGTCTCCCATCGTGATCCTGGTTTCCCTGATCCTGTGGGGCTGGATGTGGGGGGTGATCGGCATGCTTTTGGCCGTACCCCTGACCGTGGCCATCAAGATCATGATGGAGCAGAGCCCGGTGCTGAAACCGTTCAGTGAGTTGATGGGCGCGGCGCGACCGCCATTGTAGGAAGAAAAAGTTGGAGAGAAATGCAAAACGGTTTTTGTAGAAGGTAGAAGGTAGAAAAAAATATGCTTGGTCTCCTGCCTCCTGTCACCTGTTTCAAAGAAGGGCGACCGGCCGGTCGCCCCTACTTTTTCAACTTCTTCCCTTTTCAACTCTAATAAACTATCTCTACGGAATTTTCCCCGGTCAGTCGCTCGATATCCTTTTTCATGGACACGGTGGCTTTCAGGCCGTCTCCCGCGGCGGATTGGATGTTGGTGCGGTAACCGTCGTTGCGGTAAACCATAATCATGTAGGGTACGGAATCACGGTTGCGTTCCAGCCGCTCCTTTAACTCCAGGTTGAATTCAGGGCTCAACTGTTCGTAGCGCACCATGATGGTGATCTGGCGGGCCTTGCGGCGCATGAGCGTCTCCATGTCGGTCAAACTCTCCAGGTAAACGGAAATATCGCTTTCGTTGCCCTGGGGCAGGCGCCCTTCCAGCAGGTAGGGAGTGTCCGCTTCCACGCTGTCCCTGATTTCCGCCCAGCGGTCTTTGAAAGCGAATACCTTGATGCGGCCCGTCAAGTCTTCAAAGAATAACTCGCCGTACATGTCTCCCCGGCGCGATTTGCGTTGCTTCAGGTTGGTGATGACCCCGCCCAGGCGCGCGGTATCGCCGTTGAACTCACGGCTGAGAATATTGGCGATGGTCGTATTGGATACCTTGCGGATCTCGTTGCGGAATTTCTCCAGAGGGTTGTGGGTAATGTAGATGCCCGCGATCTCTTTTTCAAACTGGATCAACTCTTTTTCGCTCCACTCCGGTTCTTCCAGGACGTGGGACGGGATGGTGACCTGCAGCACGTTGTCTTCCGCCAAGAACAGGGATTTCTGCTGGGTGTCACGGCGCTTTTCGATCAACAGGGCCTGCTTGACCGCGTCTTCCAATGCGTTGAACAGCACCCGCCTGGGGATGGCGAAACAATCCAGGGCTCCCGACTTGACCAGGCTTTCCAGCACGGTCTTGTTGACCCGCGTCAACTCAATGCGGGTCATGAAATCAGAAAAGTCCTTGAAATCACCCCCGGCTTCGCGGGATTCGAGAATGCTGTGCAGGGCGGATTCCCCGATGTTCTTTAAACCCTTCAGGCCGAAACGGATGGCCGTGGCGGAATCCACGCTGAAGGCCATAAAACTGCGGTTGATGTCGGGTTTCAGAATCTGAAATCCCATTTTCTTGCACTCGGAAATGTACTGGATGACTTTCGAGGAAGTGGAAGATTTCTCTGCTTCAGAGCTGAGATGGGCGGCCATGAAGTACACCGGGAAGTGGGCTTTCAGGTAAGCGGTCTGGTAGGCCAGGTAAGCGTACGCGGTGGAGTGGGACTTGTTGAACCCGTATTCGGCAAAAGTGGCCATCTGGCTGAAAAGTTTCTCAACCTGCTTGCGCGCATGCCCCTTGCGCATCGCGCCTTCAATAAAGGCCTTCTCAATGGCCGGG is from Candidatus Aminicenantes bacterium and encodes:
- a CDS encoding ADP-forming succinate--CoA ligase subunit beta is translated as MKVHEYQAKECFRRAGIPVPPGKMIEAPDQLDAAIAHTGLPCVVKAQIHAGGRGKGGGIRLADSLTAARKAVQEILGMQLVTPQTGPEGRQVRRVLIEAAASLQRECYLALLVDRERGMPVFVACAQGGVEIEELAAEHPEEILKVPVHPAVGLSGYHIRLLELHLGVKKAGAKEFARVVRGMYELMHSRDASLVEINPLVEVDDGAWLALDAKLNFDDNGLGRRPEILALRDEDEEEPLEVRASRHDLNYIRLDGSIGCMVNGAGLAMATMDIIKLYGGEPANFLDVGGGTSEDRVREAFHILLADDRVRAVLVNIFGGIVRTDRVARGIVAAVTDVGLKVPVVVRLVGTNEAQGRQIINESGLDVVAETDLDAAVRAAVALAKGGERGHSA
- the sucD gene encoding succinate--CoA ligase subunit alpha, which produces MAILLDQSSRVVVQGITGKEGGFHAERMIEYGTRVVAGVTPGKGGRKHLDRPVFDSVAQAVDREGANTTIIFVPALAAADAILEAADAGIGLVICIAEGIPILDMVRVKHFLSSSDSVLVGPNTPGVISPGRAKAGIMPAKIHAPGRVGVVSRSGTLTYAAVNQLTELGLGQSTAIGIGGDPIVGTGFVDVLRRFEADADTDAVVLIGEIGGTQEEEAARFVQEKMTKPVVAFIAGRTAPPGRRMGHAGAIISGGRGTAAEKIHELRQRGIRVVENPVEIGYTMKQVLEEV
- a CDS encoding AI-2E family transporter → MQVENRDLLHIRVYLGCLVGVVMVLILKELKTIFIPLALAVLLYFLFNGVMDRLLKWRVPRALGLVFLLVFLFVLCYFFGLLIYTGASAFINKFPAYSQTLARMLNSLFEQLRMPVVDVERFIADFDWSKSINTITSMLSSTLGSFAVFLGNLFLIIVFLMFMLAGRTAMEGRVGRAFATRRAVQMLEVLRSIEDKVQHYLLLKTLISLLTAVVGAGIMWLAGIDFVLFFALVIFLFNFIPNIGSIMATILPVLVGFLKFGLTLRVLLLAVGLSLTQMIIGNVVEPKVTGDNLDLSPIVILVSLILWGWMWGVIGMLLAVPLTVAIKIMMEQSPVLKPFSELMGAARPPL